A genomic segment from Deltaproteobacteria bacterium encodes:
- the nrdR gene encoding transcriptional repressor NrdR — protein MRCPFCGTNEDRVIDSRTSKDGGEIRRRRECEACKRRFTTYERIEDALPIVSKRDGRREPFDRDKLLRGLKRAAAKRPVSFGDLEKIAEEVERDICDTGDREVASKRIGEAVLPRLRKLDEVAYVRYASIYRDFRDVDEFMRELADLMRARKS, from the coding sequence ATGCGCTGTCCGTTCTGCGGCACCAACGAGGACCGCGTCATCGACTCGCGCACGTCGAAGGACGGCGGCGAGATCCGGCGCCGCCGCGAGTGCGAGGCGTGCAAGCGGCGGTTCACGACGTATGAGCGTATCGAGGACGCGCTGCCGATCGTGAGCAAGCGCGACGGCCGGCGCGAGCCGTTCGACCGCGACAAGCTGCTGCGCGGGCTCAAGCGGGCGGCGGCCAAGCGTCCGGTGTCGTTCGGCGACCTCGAAAAGATCGCCGAGGAGGTCGAGCGCGACATCTGCGATACCGGCGACCGCGAGGTGGCGTCCAAGCGCATCGGCGAGGCGGTGCTGCCGCGGCTGCGCAAGCTCGACGAGGTGGCCTACGTGCGGTATGCGTCGATCTACCGCGACTTTCGCGACGTCGACGAGTTCATGCGGGAGCTGGCCGACTTGATGCGGGCGCGCAAGTCGTGA
- the rpiB gene encoding ribose 5-phosphate isomerase B, whose amino-acid sequence MKWYAGSDHAGLELKRQLVDHLRALGDEVEDLGTHDGASVDYPDYGERVGRAVAAQPGSFGLLVCGTGIGISIAANKIPGVRAAVVTGTYMAKMARAHNDANAIALGARVVGAGVAVDAVDAFRATAFEGGRHARRVDKIAALDGGAGK is encoded by the coding sequence ATGAAGTGGTATGCGGGTTCCGATCACGCGGGGCTGGAGCTCAAGCGCCAGCTCGTAGACCATCTGCGCGCACTCGGCGACGAGGTGGAGGACCTCGGCACACACGACGGGGCGTCCGTGGACTACCCGGACTACGGCGAGCGGGTCGGCCGCGCGGTGGCGGCGCAGCCGGGCAGTTTCGGCCTGCTGGTGTGCGGCACCGGGATCGGGATCTCGATCGCGGCCAACAAGATCCCGGGGGTGCGGGCGGCGGTCGTCACCGGGACGTACATGGCGAAGATGGCGCGGGCGCACAACGACGCCAACGCGATTGCACTCGGCGCCCGGGTCGTCGGCGCCGGCGTCGCGGTGGACGCGGTGGATGCGTTTCGCGCGACGGCGTTCGAGGGCGGCCGGCACGCGCGCCGGGTCGACAAGATCGCGGCGCTCGACGGTGGCGCCGGAAAGTGA
- the fabF gene encoding beta-ketoacyl-[acyl-carrier-protein] synthase II produces MRRVVITGIGLVTPLGNDRESTWSGLVEGKSGIGPITHFDASEFSTKIAGEVKGWVAEEPYIDKREARHFDDFLQFGITAGLKALEDAGYEDRRAPEAEAHRWGSFVGAGLGGVQTIERTYRNLRERGPRHGVSPYFVCDIIINMIPGMLTIKTGATGPNFSHVSACSSGAHSIGEAMRAIQYGSADLMIAGGAEATVSELGIGGFASMRALSTRNDEPERASRPFDKDRDGFVCAEGAGVVVLEELEHAKRRGARIYCELVGYGANSDAYHMTQPAPEGRGARACIQLALEDAKVDSAQVGYINAHGTSTPFNDKNETAAIRAVFGAHADRLAVSSTKSMTGHMLGAAGGVEAAITALAIHRGVLPPTINYETPDPECDLDYVPNAAREVRVDVALSNSFGFGGTNACLVFKRYAGD; encoded by the coding sequence ATGCGCCGCGTCGTCATCACCGGGATCGGCCTGGTCACGCCGCTCGGCAACGACCGGGAGTCGACGTGGAGCGGGCTCGTCGAGGGCAAAAGCGGCATCGGCCCGATCACCCACTTCGACGCGTCGGAGTTTTCGACGAAGATCGCCGGCGAGGTGAAGGGCTGGGTCGCCGAGGAGCCGTACATCGACAAGCGCGAGGCGCGCCACTTCGACGACTTCCTCCAGTTCGGCATCACCGCGGGGCTCAAGGCGCTCGAAGACGCGGGCTACGAGGACCGGCGCGCCCCCGAAGCCGAGGCGCACCGCTGGGGATCGTTCGTCGGCGCGGGCCTCGGCGGCGTGCAGACGATCGAGCGCACCTACCGCAACCTGCGCGAGCGCGGGCCGCGCCACGGCGTGTCGCCGTACTTCGTGTGCGACATCATCATCAACATGATCCCCGGGATGCTCACGATCAAGACGGGGGCGACCGGGCCGAACTTCAGCCACGTGAGCGCGTGCTCGAGCGGCGCGCACTCGATCGGCGAGGCGATGCGCGCGATCCAGTACGGCAGCGCCGACCTGATGATCGCGGGCGGCGCCGAGGCGACCGTGTCCGAGTTGGGCATCGGCGGATTCGCGTCGATGCGCGCCCTGTCGACCCGCAACGACGAGCCGGAGCGCGCGAGCCGGCCGTTCGACAAGGACCGCGACGGCTTCGTGTGCGCCGAGGGCGCCGGGGTCGTGGTGCTCGAGGAACTCGAACATGCCAAGCGGCGCGGTGCCCGCATCTACTGCGAGCTGGTCGGCTACGGCGCCAACTCCGATGCGTACCACATGACGCAGCCGGCGCCGGAGGGGCGGGGGGCGCGTGCGTGCATACAGCTGGCGCTCGAGGACGCGAAGGTCGATTCGGCGCAGGTGGGCTACATCAACGCGCACGGCACGTCGACGCCGTTCAACGACAAGAACGAGACGGCCGCGATCCGGGCGGTGTTCGGCGCGCATGCGGATCGACTCGCGGTGTCGTCGACCAAGTCGATGACCGGGCACATGCTCGGGGCGGCCGGTGGCGTCGAGGCGGCCATCACCGCGCTGGCGATCCACCGCGGCGTGCTGCCGCCGACGATCAACTACGAGACGCCGGACCCGGAGTGCGACCTCGACTACGTGCCGAACGCGGCGCGCGAGGTGCGCGTCGACGTGGCGCTGTCGAATTCGTTCGGGTTCGGCGGCACGAACGCCTGCCTGGTGTTCAAGCGGTACGCGGGCGACTGA
- the acpP gene encoding acyl carrier protein: MTPEEITAKVKEIICQQLEVSPEQCKDDASFVDDLKADSLAVVELVLALEQEFKLEIPDEDTEKIRTVKDAIDYIKSHVN, from the coding sequence ATGACGCCTGAAGAAATCACCGCCAAGGTCAAAGAGATCATCTGCCAGCAGCTCGAGGTGTCTCCCGAGCAGTGCAAGGACGACGCGTCGTTCGTCGATGACTTGAAGGCGGATTCGCTCGCCGTCGTGGAACTCGTCCTGGCGCTCGAGCAGGAGTTCAAGCTCGAGATTCCGGACGAGGACACCGAGAAGATCCGCACGGTCAAAGACGCGATCGACTACATCAAGTCGCACGTGAACTAG